The following coding sequences are from one Microbacterium wangchenii window:
- a CDS encoding AI-2E family transporter, translating into MKIHNPFRVALVATLGVGVGLLLINSVQTLSTILLYVGTALFLSLGLDPVISWLERRKLRRWAAVLITILGVLGIFAGIILTIVPVIVSQVAQLVSQIEEIATDLQWDDVVQDARAWAEDTFPALDVDSAWGYIENWWTSLDLGTISSDVGEGILGFVGAVVVGLGGAFIVLILTIYFTASTPALKAAVYQLVPASKRARFIDLAEQITRSVGYYVIGQASLGVINGVLSAILLSIIGAPFPAVLAVVAFFFSLIPLVGTLTGSTIIVLTCLLPGLGSPTTALIAAIYYLIYMQIEAYVVSPRIMNRAVAIPGAVVVIAALAGGSLLGLLGALVAIPVAASILIIYRQVLIPRQNER; encoded by the coding sequence GTGAAGATCCACAATCCATTCCGTGTCGCCCTCGTGGCGACGCTCGGGGTCGGCGTCGGCCTGCTGCTGATCAACAGCGTGCAGACCCTGTCCACGATCCTCCTGTACGTCGGCACGGCGCTGTTCCTCTCGCTGGGCCTGGACCCGGTGATCTCGTGGCTCGAGCGGCGCAAGCTCCGCCGCTGGGCCGCCGTGCTGATCACGATCCTGGGGGTGCTGGGCATCTTCGCCGGCATCATCCTGACCATCGTCCCGGTCATCGTGAGTCAGGTGGCTCAGCTGGTCAGCCAGATCGAGGAGATCGCCACCGACCTGCAGTGGGACGACGTCGTGCAGGACGCACGCGCGTGGGCGGAGGACACATTTCCCGCACTCGATGTGGACAGCGCATGGGGCTACATCGAGAACTGGTGGACCTCGCTGGACCTCGGCACGATCTCCAGCGACGTGGGTGAGGGGATCCTCGGCTTCGTCGGCGCCGTCGTGGTGGGCCTGGGCGGCGCCTTCATCGTGCTGATCCTCACGATCTACTTCACCGCGTCCACCCCGGCGCTGAAGGCTGCCGTGTACCAGCTCGTGCCCGCCTCCAAGCGCGCACGGTTCATCGACCTGGCCGAGCAGATCACCCGTTCAGTGGGTTACTACGTCATCGGGCAGGCGAGCCTGGGCGTCATCAACGGCGTGCTCAGTGCGATCCTGCTCTCGATCATCGGCGCTCCCTTCCCCGCCGTGCTCGCCGTGGTCGCGTTCTTCTTCTCGCTGATCCCGCTCGTGGGGACCCTGACGGGATCGACCATCATCGTGCTGACGTGCCTCCTCCCGGGGCTCGGCTCCCCGACCACCGCGCTCATCGCGGCGATCTACTACCTGATCTACATGCAGATCGAGGCCTACGTCGTCTCTCCGCGCATCATGAACCGCGCCGTCGCGATCCCCGGCGCCGTCGTCGTTATCGCCGCCCTCGCCGGCGGATCGCTCCTCGGTCTGCTCGGCGCGCTGGTGGCGATCCCGGTGGCCGCGAGCATCCTGATCATCTACCGGCAGGTGCTCATCCCGCGGCAGAACGAGCGGTGA
- a CDS encoding DMT family transporter, producing the protein MRPEDSAIARIRPPLHGRGAGLWWGALGVIAFSFTMPFTRVAVEDGAMSPLFVGSARAVLAAVLAGAALAVTRQRVPRGTQWVRVGIVAAGAVVGFPLLTSYALTGVPASHGAVVVALLPAMTAVMAVVRAGERPRPWFWVAAGVGALAAVSFAALQHGGLGAAGAPDLLLFAAVIVCAIAYAEGGLLSRELGSWQTISWALVLAAPLMLVLTGIAVVDTPPEGTAREWAALAYLGVISMFLGFVAWYRGLAIGPIARVGQVQLAQPVLSIVWAGLILHEPITWTTIVGGAVVVACALLAVRTRGSAAGRPAAGIPSGVSGSVAE; encoded by the coding sequence ATGAGACCAGAAGATAGCGCTATCGCGCGGATCCGTCCACCGCTACACGGCCGCGGGGCGGGGCTCTGGTGGGGTGCCCTCGGCGTCATCGCGTTCTCCTTCACGATGCCGTTCACACGCGTGGCCGTGGAAGACGGGGCGATGTCCCCGCTGTTCGTCGGCTCTGCCCGGGCCGTGCTCGCGGCTGTCCTCGCCGGCGCTGCCCTCGCCGTCACCCGCCAGCGCGTGCCGCGCGGCACCCAGTGGGTGCGCGTGGGGATCGTGGCAGCCGGCGCCGTGGTGGGCTTCCCGCTGCTGACCTCCTACGCCCTGACGGGGGTCCCGGCCAGTCACGGGGCGGTCGTCGTCGCCCTCCTTCCCGCGATGACCGCCGTCATGGCCGTGGTGCGCGCCGGCGAGCGGCCCCGGCCGTGGTTCTGGGTCGCCGCAGGCGTCGGGGCCCTCGCGGCGGTTTCCTTCGCCGCGCTCCAGCACGGCGGCCTGGGCGCGGCGGGAGCGCCCGACCTCCTCCTGTTCGCCGCCGTGATCGTCTGCGCGATCGCGTACGCCGAAGGCGGGCTGCTCTCCCGCGAACTCGGGTCGTGGCAGACGATCTCGTGGGCACTGGTCCTCGCCGCCCCCCTCATGCTGGTGCTGACGGGCATCGCCGTCGTCGACACGCCGCCGGAGGGCACGGCACGCGAGTGGGCGGCGCTGGCCTACCTCGGGGTCATCAGCATGTTCCTGGGCTTCGTCGCGTGGTACCGAGGTCTCGCCATCGGCCCGATCGCGCGCGTCGGTCAGGTGCAATTGGCGCAGCCGGTGCTGAGCATCGTGTGGGCCGGCCTGATCCTGCACGAGCCGATCACCTGGACGACGATCGTGGGGGGCGCGGTCGTCGTTGCGTGCGCGCTGCTGGCCGTGCGCACGCGCGGCTCGGCAGCGGGACGCCCGGCCGCCGGAATACCCTCTGGGGTATCGGGTTCCGTGGCAGAATAG
- a CDS encoding FAD-dependent oxidoreductase produces MRIVIVGGVAGGMSCAARARRLDEDAEIIVLERGAHVSFANCGLPYFVGGEIEDPDALLVQTPASLRASLALDVRPGHEVVGVDPDGKTVTVRSDGGVEQLSYDALVLSPGAAASLPPIPGIRSPRVRTLRTVEDAVALRRQVGSGARRAVILGAGFIGVEAAEALAAQGLEVSLVELAAHPLPPLERELAWEVSQELRRLGVDVHAGVAATAVEPGSAADTVVLADGTRLSADLVVVSVGVRPDTAVFENAGIPCDGGALIVDEHGRTGVAGIWAVGDATASIDPITGSRRPVALAGPANRAGRLVADDILRPGLARPIPRPAGTAIVRVGARTAALTGANRATLAAAGVAHRTLHLHGNQHAGYFPGASPVHLVVHFDPGSGRLLGAQAVGRDGVDKRIDVLATAIAAGFSVEDLIDLDLAYSPPYGQAKDVVNLAGMVGENVRNGTLSLWYADDVDEVRASALVLDVRRAEEWRSGHLPGALHIPHTELRGRLNEVREHAGGRPVRVLCASGVRSAIAHRVLAHAGIDSASLSGGMQTLRAVLGDDTDRILEKEPALVGG; encoded by the coding sequence ATGAGGATCGTCATCGTCGGCGGGGTGGCCGGGGGGATGAGCTGCGCCGCTCGCGCGCGACGGTTGGACGAGGACGCCGAGATCATCGTCCTCGAGCGAGGTGCCCACGTGTCCTTCGCCAACTGCGGCCTGCCGTACTTCGTCGGCGGGGAGATCGAGGATCCCGATGCCCTGCTCGTGCAGACGCCCGCGTCACTCCGGGCATCCCTGGCCTTGGACGTCCGTCCCGGGCATGAGGTGGTGGGAGTGGATCCTGACGGGAAGACGGTGACCGTCCGCTCCGACGGGGGTGTGGAGCAGCTGTCCTACGACGCGCTCGTGCTCTCGCCCGGCGCGGCGGCGTCCCTGCCGCCCATCCCCGGGATCCGGTCGCCGCGCGTGCGGACGCTGCGCACCGTCGAGGATGCGGTCGCCCTGCGTCGTCAGGTGGGCTCGGGCGCGCGGCGGGCGGTGATCCTCGGGGCGGGCTTCATCGGAGTCGAGGCTGCCGAGGCGCTGGCCGCGCAGGGGCTCGAGGTCTCCCTCGTGGAGCTGGCCGCGCACCCGCTGCCGCCGCTCGAGCGGGAGCTGGCGTGGGAGGTGTCCCAGGAGCTGCGCCGCCTCGGTGTGGACGTGCACGCCGGAGTCGCGGCGACCGCCGTCGAGCCCGGCTCAGCCGCCGACACCGTGGTCCTCGCCGATGGCACCCGCCTGTCCGCGGATCTCGTCGTCGTGTCGGTGGGCGTGCGTCCGGACACGGCCGTCTTCGAGAACGCGGGCATCCCCTGTGACGGCGGCGCTCTGATCGTCGATGAGCATGGCCGGACCGGCGTCGCTGGTATCTGGGCGGTGGGGGATGCCACCGCGAGCATCGATCCGATCACCGGGTCCCGACGTCCCGTCGCGCTGGCCGGGCCGGCCAACCGTGCCGGACGGCTCGTCGCCGACGACATTCTGAGACCGGGGCTCGCTCGCCCGATTCCCCGGCCCGCCGGCACGGCGATCGTCCGGGTGGGTGCACGGACAGCGGCGCTCACCGGTGCCAATCGTGCGACGCTCGCGGCAGCGGGTGTGGCACATCGCACTCTGCACCTGCATGGCAACCAGCATGCAGGCTATTTCCCCGGCGCCAGCCCGGTCCACCTGGTCGTGCACTTCGATCCGGGCAGCGGCCGTCTGCTCGGCGCTCAGGCGGTCGGTCGTGACGGTGTCGACAAGCGCATCGATGTCCTGGCGACCGCGATCGCCGCCGGTTTCTCGGTGGAGGACCTCATCGATCTCGACCTGGCGTATTCCCCGCCGTATGGGCAGGCGAAGGATGTCGTCAATCTCGCCGGCATGGTGGGGGAGAACGTGCGCAACGGGACGCTGTCGCTGTGGTACGCGGACGATGTCGACGAGGTGCGAGCGTCGGCGCTCGTACTGGACGTACGGCGTGCAGAGGAGTGGCGGTCCGGCCACCTGCCCGGCGCTCTCCACATCCCGCACACCGAACTGCGCGGCCGGTTGAACGAGGTCCGCGAGCACGCAGGCGGACGGCCGGTGCGCGTCCTGTGCGCCTCCGGCGTGCGTTCCGCCATCGCCCATCGTGTCCTGGCGCACGCGGGCATCGACTCGGCGTCGCTGTCGGGCGGAATGCAGACCCTCCGCGCCGTCCTCGGTGACGACACCGACCGCATCCTCGAGAAGGAACCCGCCCTCGTCGGCGGATGA
- a CDS encoding lytic transglycosylase domain-containing protein produces the protein MTSGTEMTRATSGPIVRRPANGLDVVPPPTPPRRTPRWSRRRGVLAVFAALSALGFVAAYVGPTGAALAEVDPDRVSLFENALADTQSYSPAPGAITPAALERGTYSVYVTPKPTPTPTATARSVAAPAGASSSSGWQPPFVAPDPGTAQAIAYEAVLARGWGDDQFACLRALWQKESGWRVNAYNSSSGAYGIPQALPGSKMASAGADWESNPATQIAWGLGYIGSRYGDPCGAWGSSQSRGWY, from the coding sequence GTGACCTCCGGCACCGAGATGACGCGCGCCACCTCCGGACCGATCGTCCGCAGGCCGGCCAACGGTCTCGATGTGGTGCCCCCGCCCACGCCGCCGCGCCGGACGCCCCGCTGGTCGCGTCGGCGCGGGGTGCTCGCCGTCTTCGCCGCGCTGTCCGCGCTGGGGTTCGTGGCGGCGTACGTCGGACCCACGGGGGCGGCGCTGGCGGAGGTCGACCCGGATCGGGTCTCGCTGTTCGAGAACGCCCTCGCCGACACGCAGAGCTACTCGCCGGCCCCGGGTGCCATCACCCCGGCCGCGCTCGAGCGCGGCACCTACTCCGTGTACGTCACCCCCAAGCCCACGCCCACCCCCACTGCCACCGCGCGAAGCGTGGCGGCGCCGGCGGGGGCTTCGTCATCGTCGGGATGGCAGCCCCCCTTCGTGGCGCCGGACCCCGGCACCGCGCAGGCGATCGCCTACGAGGCTGTTCTCGCGCGCGGCTGGGGCGACGACCAGTTCGCGTGCCTGCGGGCGCTGTGGCAGAAGGAATCCGGCTGGCGCGTGAACGCGTACAACTCCTCCAGCGGCGCGTACGGCATCCCGCAGGCGCTGCCGGGGAGCAAGATGGCCAGCGCGGGCGCCGACTGGGAGTCCAACCCGGCGACGCAGATCGCGTGGGGGCTGGGGTACATCGGCAGTCGCTACGGCGACCCGTGCGGGGCCTGGGGCAGCTCGCAGAGCCGCGGCTGGTATTGA
- a CDS encoding alpha/beta hydrolase, producing MEIRGPLALPARREEIELHTDDGLTLVGELALPESRDPVATLVTLHPLPTAGGFMDSHILRKAAARLPALADLAVLRFNTRGTSSPRGRSEGAFDGGAGERHDVAAAVRFAAERGLPHPWLLGWSFGTELALKYGREHDVEGAILLSPPLHRTSADELAGWAGDPRRLVVVVPEFDDYLRPAEAAERFAAVPEAMLVPVEGGKHLWVGESQTRRVLSEIVGVVNPAALPLPATWDGPVPQD from the coding sequence ATGGAAATCCGAGGACCGCTCGCCCTGCCCGCGCGCCGCGAGGAGATCGAGCTGCACACCGACGACGGGCTGACCCTCGTCGGCGAGCTCGCGCTCCCCGAGAGCCGCGATCCGGTCGCGACGCTCGTGACGCTGCATCCGCTGCCCACCGCGGGTGGATTCATGGACTCGCACATCCTGCGCAAGGCCGCCGCGCGCCTGCCCGCGCTGGCCGACCTCGCCGTGCTGCGCTTCAACACCCGCGGCACGAGCTCGCCGCGGGGAAGGAGCGAGGGAGCCTTCGACGGCGGCGCCGGCGAGCGCCATGACGTCGCGGCGGCGGTGCGGTTCGCCGCCGAGCGGGGACTGCCGCATCCGTGGCTCCTGGGCTGGTCGTTCGGCACCGAGCTGGCGCTGAAGTACGGCCGCGAGCACGACGTCGAGGGTGCCATCCTGCTGTCGCCGCCGCTGCACCGCACGAGCGCCGACGAGCTCGCGGGGTGGGCGGGAGATCCTCGCCGCCTGGTGGTGGTCGTCCCCGAGTTCGACGACTACCTCCGCCCCGCCGAGGCCGCCGAACGCTTCGCGGCCGTGCCGGAGGCCATGCTCGTCCCGGTGGAGGGGGGCAAGCACCTGTGGGTGGGGGAGAGTCAGACCCGCCGCGTGCTGTCGGAGATCGTGGGTGTGGTCAATCCTGCGGCACTGCCCCTGCCCGCCACGTGGGACGGTCCGGTGCCGCAGGACTGA
- a CDS encoding PLP-dependent aminotransferase family protein, whose amino-acid sequence MGESSSARIAAELRSWVAAAPPGARLPSTRSLTRTHGASPVTVQKALHALTLQGLIETRPGAGTFVSRPRATRPHDYAWQTAALGAPAARVAQSSSLRPTSPEAVALHEGYPERDLLPHRLVRAALARAARGDVAVTRPPSAGIPELQAWFAAELAAVTPAGLAAPTAKDVMVLPGSQSGLSTLFRSLVGARMPLLIESPTYWGAIGAAAQAGVQVVPLASGVHGPDPEELDRALTETGARAFYAQPTYANPTGAQWSPARSEEVLRVIRAHGAFLIEDDWAHDFGISTAPSPLAARDDAGHVVYVRSLTKSVSPALRVAGLIARGPARERILADLQAHSLYVSGVLQAAALDVVTQPGWRTHLRGVREQLAARRDLLVDAVCTHLPTAHLEAVPAGGLNLWVQLPDETDLARLARECETRGVAIATGDDWFPAEPTGRFMRLNYSGPNPGAFPDAVRVIGECLAG is encoded by the coding sequence ATGGGAGAGAGTAGCAGTGCGCGGATCGCGGCGGAACTGCGCTCGTGGGTCGCGGCCGCCCCGCCCGGCGCCCGGCTGCCCTCGACGCGTTCGCTGACGCGCACCCATGGTGCGAGCCCCGTGACCGTGCAGAAGGCGCTGCACGCCTTGACCCTGCAGGGCCTCATCGAGACGCGTCCGGGCGCCGGCACCTTCGTGAGCAGGCCGCGGGCGACCCGGCCGCACGACTATGCATGGCAGACGGCGGCCCTCGGAGCGCCCGCCGCTCGTGTGGCGCAGTCCTCATCCCTGCGTCCGACCTCGCCGGAGGCCGTCGCGCTGCACGAAGGCTATCCCGAGCGAGATCTCCTTCCGCATCGGCTGGTGCGTGCGGCCCTCGCCCGGGCGGCCCGAGGCGACGTCGCGGTCACCCGACCGCCGTCGGCCGGAATCCCCGAGCTGCAGGCCTGGTTCGCAGCGGAACTGGCTGCCGTCACGCCGGCCGGCCTGGCCGCCCCGACGGCGAAGGACGTCATGGTCCTCCCGGGGAGCCAGAGCGGTCTCAGCACACTGTTCCGCAGCCTCGTGGGGGCCCGCATGCCGCTCCTGATCGAGTCGCCCACCTATTGGGGTGCGATCGGGGCGGCGGCACAGGCCGGAGTGCAGGTCGTCCCTCTCGCCTCAGGGGTTCACGGCCCCGACCCTGAAGAACTGGACCGAGCGCTGACCGAGACGGGGGCCCGCGCGTTCTACGCGCAGCCGACCTACGCCAATCCCACCGGAGCGCAGTGGTCGCCGGCCCGGTCGGAGGAGGTGCTCCGCGTCATCCGCGCACACGGCGCGTTCCTCATCGAGGACGACTGGGCCCATGACTTCGGGATCTCCACCGCACCGTCGCCGCTGGCCGCGCGAGACGACGCCGGGCACGTGGTGTACGTGCGGTCGCTCACCAAGAGCGTGTCCCCGGCTCTCCGCGTGGCCGGCCTGATCGCCCGCGGTCCTGCGCGCGAGCGCATCCTCGCCGACCTTCAGGCCCACTCCCTCTACGTCAGCGGCGTGCTTCAGGCCGCGGCGCTGGATGTCGTCACCCAACCCGGGTGGCGCACGCACCTGCGCGGCGTGCGCGAGCAGCTGGCCGCCCGCCGGGACCTCCTCGTCGACGCCGTCTGCACCCACCTTCCGACGGCCCACCTGGAGGCCGTCCCCGCCGGCGGTCTGAACCTCTGGGTGCAGCTGCCCGACGAGACCGACCTGGCGCGCCTGGCCCGCGAGTGCGAGACGCGCGGGGTCGCGATCGCGACGGGCGACGACTGGTTCCCCGCCGAGCCGACGGGGCGTTTCATGCGCCTGAACTACTCCGGGCCCAATCCCGGGGCCTTCCCCGACGCCGTCCGCGTCATCGGGGAGTGCCTCGCGGGGTGA
- a CDS encoding metal-sensitive transcriptional regulator has translation MGATTNMDRQRRDDAEAQAQQRKIVNRLRRAQGQLAAVITAVDAGADCRDVVIQLSAVSKALDRAGYAIIASAMRTCLADPTDDSVTPDELEKLFLTLA, from the coding sequence ATGGGCGCGACGACGAACATGGATCGGCAGCGTCGTGACGACGCCGAAGCACAGGCTCAGCAGCGCAAGATCGTGAACCGGCTGCGCCGCGCTCAGGGGCAACTGGCTGCGGTCATCACTGCCGTGGACGCGGGAGCCGATTGCCGCGACGTCGTCATTCAGCTGTCCGCCGTCTCGAAGGCGCTCGACCGCGCGGGCTACGCCATCATCGCGTCGGCGATGCGGACGTGCCTCGCCGATCCCACCGACGATTCCGTCACTCCCGACGAGCTGGAGAAGCTCTTCCTGACGCTCGCCTGA
- a CDS encoding glycosyl transferase → MRFVWAVAAFVIAALMIGAGIAQRTIFEPPPAEATALPAGEEEAYTVIDGEVLNLFPGAQTLTVEGEGTIFAAYGRTADVQAWLADVPYNRITVDGEEFRTRVVEPEAAPAGDEAAAERADDSEETESAGRTPVGSDLWLDEFQQERRLSTPLQLPEDMSVLVASDGTAPAPADISVTWPVDRSTPWAGPLIVGGGIVLVAGVILYLLGIRHVRRSRGPRRKGLPLPPTEPIDLAVEGGKKGVISSGRRRAIKARRSFVVVPAIAMSGLLFAGCSSDAWPDLAVSPTPSPTSSVIVPEGQQSPAVTETQAERILARIASTVAEADAAADADLAASRLAGPALAERQTNYGLRAQLPDQTPLAPIPDRPVEIVLPQAFDEWPRSFMTVVEASDDTTVAPTIMVMTQADPWSEYKATYIAGLEAATLLPDLPATYVGAALAPPDSPFLRLRPDEVAAAYADLINNGEKSAYWNDFDTAGDLLLPSIRENQQQRLDQLNQTGSGTSSLEFKATAGAGAPMALTTLDGGAIVAVEVRESDIVRPTNADAVIRLPENPAVRALTGVEQSATGFQTTYADQLFFYVPLEGENEPIRLLGYRSNILEAKVLE, encoded by the coding sequence GTGCGTTTCGTGTGGGCGGTCGCGGCGTTCGTCATCGCTGCGCTGATGATCGGTGCGGGCATCGCGCAGCGCACGATCTTCGAACCGCCCCCCGCCGAAGCCACCGCTCTGCCCGCCGGCGAGGAGGAGGCCTACACCGTCATCGACGGCGAGGTCCTGAACCTGTTCCCCGGCGCCCAGACGCTCACGGTCGAGGGTGAGGGCACGATCTTCGCCGCGTACGGGCGCACCGCCGATGTGCAGGCCTGGCTGGCCGACGTTCCTTACAACCGGATCACCGTGGACGGGGAGGAGTTCCGCACGCGCGTGGTGGAGCCCGAGGCCGCCCCCGCGGGAGACGAGGCCGCGGCCGAACGCGCCGACGATTCGGAGGAGACGGAGTCCGCCGGGCGCACCCCCGTGGGATCGGACCTGTGGCTGGACGAGTTCCAGCAGGAGCGGCGGCTGTCCACGCCCCTGCAGCTGCCCGAGGACATGAGTGTCCTGGTGGCATCCGACGGCACCGCCCCGGCCCCCGCCGACATCTCGGTCACCTGGCCGGTCGACCGCAGCACCCCGTGGGCCGGCCCGCTCATCGTCGGCGGCGGAATCGTGCTGGTGGCCGGCGTGATCCTCTATCTGCTGGGCATCCGCCATGTTCGGCGCTCGCGCGGCCCGCGGCGCAAGGGGCTGCCCCTGCCGCCCACCGAACCCATCGACCTGGCCGTCGAAGGCGGCAAGAAGGGCGTCATCAGCTCGGGGCGGCGCCGGGCGATCAAGGCACGGCGGTCGTTCGTCGTGGTCCCCGCCATCGCGATGTCGGGCCTGCTGTTCGCTGGCTGCTCCTCCGATGCGTGGCCCGACCTCGCCGTCTCGCCCACCCCGTCGCCGACGTCGTCGGTCATCGTCCCGGAGGGACAGCAGTCGCCGGCGGTGACCGAGACTCAGGCCGAACGCATCCTCGCGCGCATCGCCTCGACGGTGGCGGAGGCGGACGCCGCGGCCGACGCCGACCTGGCCGCGTCGCGTCTGGCCGGCCCCGCGCTGGCCGAACGGCAGACCAACTACGGCCTGCGGGCGCAGCTTCCCGACCAGACCCCGCTCGCACCCATCCCCGACCGCCCGGTCGAGATCGTGCTGCCGCAGGCCTTCGACGAATGGCCGCGCTCGTTCATGACGGTCGTGGAAGCCTCCGATGACACCACCGTGGCGCCCACGATCATGGTGATGACCCAGGCCGACCCGTGGTCGGAGTACAAGGCCACCTACATCGCAGGCCTGGAGGCGGCGACGCTGCTGCCCGACCTGCCGGCCACCTACGTCGGCGCCGCGCTGGCACCGCCGGATTCCCCGTTCCTGCGCCTGCGCCCGGATGAGGTCGCCGCGGCGTACGCCGACCTCATCAACAACGGCGAGAAGAGCGCGTACTGGAACGACTTCGACACCGCGGGCGACCTGCTCCTGCCCAGCATCCGCGAGAACCAGCAGCAGCGCCTGGATCAGCTCAACCAGACCGGGTCGGGCACCTCGAGCCTGGAGTTCAAGGCCACGGCGGGAGCGGGTGCGCCCATGGCGTTGACGACGCTGGACGGCGGGGCCATCGTGGCCGTGGAGGTCCGCGAGAGCGACATCGTCCGTCCGACGAATGCCGACGCGGTGATCCGGCTGCCCGAGAACCCGGCTGTGCGCGCGCTGACGGGCGTGGAGCAGTCGGCGACCGGCTTCCAGACGACCTACGCCGATCAGCTCTTCTTCTACGTCCCCCTCGAAGGCGAGAACGAACCCATTCGCCTCCTGGGTTACCGGTCCAACATCCTGGAAGCGAAGGTCCTCGAGTGA
- a CDS encoding DivIVA domain-containing protein has product MTLETERPAEEAATETRPPFPDATGRQKGYEKRAVDAFLERARAAFESDEPDALRSTEVRATAFPLVRHGYAIAPVDAALGRIEDAFAAREREWAMNRRGARAWVAESRETAQVVLDRLLRSRGQRFDRVGVLRYGYRVDEVDLVADKIARYLAAGEPVTADQVRAVAFRMQRGGYREDQVDAVLDAVVEVMLAVG; this is encoded by the coding sequence ATGACCCTCGAGACGGAGCGCCCGGCCGAGGAGGCCGCGACCGAGACCCGCCCGCCGTTCCCCGACGCGACCGGTCGGCAGAAGGGCTACGAGAAGCGCGCGGTGGATGCGTTCCTCGAGCGGGCCCGTGCCGCCTTCGAATCCGACGAGCCCGATGCGCTGCGCTCGACGGAGGTGCGCGCCACGGCGTTCCCGCTCGTCCGTCACGGGTACGCCATCGCCCCCGTCGATGCCGCGCTCGGGCGCATCGAGGACGCCTTCGCCGCTCGCGAGCGCGAGTGGGCGATGAACCGGCGCGGCGCGCGGGCCTGGGTCGCGGAGTCGCGCGAGACCGCGCAGGTGGTCCTGGACCGGCTGCTGCGCTCGCGTGGACAGCGCTTCGACCGCGTCGGCGTGCTGCGGTACGGCTATCGCGTGGACGAAGTCGACCTGGTCGCCGACAAGATCGCGCGCTACCTCGCGGCGGGGGAGCCGGTGACGGCCGACCAGGTCAGAGCCGTGGCGTTCCGGATGCAGCGGGGCGGCTATCGCGAGGACCAGGTCGACGCGGTGCTGGATGCCGTGGTCGAGGTCATGCTCGCCGTCGGCTGA
- a CDS encoding tetratricopeptide repeat protein — translation MSTPQPGSVLRGAVDLSALRNRPQTPAAPTGDQAEAPAGAVSSLVMDVTDATFGQVLELSRTVPVVVDLWAEWCGPCKQLSPILEKVVTELGGRLVLAKVDVDANPQLAQGFRAQSIPMVVALVGGQPVPLFTGAVPEQQVREVFAQLLQLAAQNGVTGTVAVSGAPEADSDEAPADPPLPPLHAEAFEAIESGDYDRAVRAYEQALAEDPHDADARAGLGQVRLLARVQGADLQSARAAAAADPADLEAQFLVADLDVAGGHVEDAFDRLLDVFSVLPEDRRAPVRERLLELFGLVGDADPRVTRARGRLSSLLF, via the coding sequence GTGAGCACTCCCCAGCCTGGTTCCGTCCTGCGCGGCGCTGTCGATCTGTCCGCTCTGCGCAACCGTCCGCAGACGCCTGCCGCGCCCACGGGCGATCAGGCGGAAGCGCCCGCCGGCGCCGTGTCCTCGCTGGTGATGGATGTCACCGACGCGACGTTCGGCCAGGTGCTCGAGCTCTCCCGGACGGTGCCCGTCGTGGTGGATCTGTGGGCCGAGTGGTGCGGACCGTGCAAGCAGCTCTCGCCCATCCTGGAGAAGGTCGTCACCGAGCTCGGGGGACGGCTGGTCCTGGCCAAGGTCGACGTCGACGCGAACCCGCAGCTCGCGCAGGGTTTCCGCGCGCAGTCCATCCCGATGGTCGTCGCGCTCGTGGGCGGGCAGCCTGTTCCGCTGTTCACCGGGGCCGTGCCCGAACAGCAGGTGCGGGAGGTCTTCGCTCAGCTGCTGCAGCTGGCGGCGCAGAACGGCGTGACGGGGACCGTCGCGGTGTCCGGCGCGCCGGAGGCCGACAGCGACGAGGCCCCCGCCGACCCGCCGCTGCCGCCACTGCACGCGGAGGCGTTCGAGGCGATCGAGAGCGGCGACTACGACCGTGCCGTCCGTGCCTACGAGCAGGCGCTGGCCGAGGATCCGCACGATGCGGATGCGCGCGCAGGCCTCGGTCAGGTGCGCCTGCTCGCTCGCGTGCAGGGCGCCGACCTGCAGTCCGCCCGTGCCGCCGCCGCAGCCGACCCCGCGGACCTGGAGGCCCAGTTCCTCGTCGCCGACCTCGACGTCGCCGGCGGTCACGTCGAAGACGCCTTCGATCGGCTGCTGGACGTGTTCTCCGTTCTGCCCGAGGATCGGCGCGCGCCCGTCCGCGAGCGGCTGCTGGAGCTGTTCGGGCTCGTCGGCGACGCCGACCCGCGTGTCACGCGGGCTCGCGGACGTCTGTCCTCGCTTCTGTTCTGA